In one window of Janthinobacterium sp. 1_2014MBL_MicDiv DNA:
- a CDS encoding hydrolase 1, exosortase A system-associated, translating to MKRDDTGLQAVHQLALRFRSAADGVDADADAQARLVGILSLPAAPGPRGVLIVTGGPQYRVGSHRQFVLLARALAQLGVPVLRFDLRGMGDSEGAPRDYRAAGPDIAGALAQFFDAVPALREAVLWGLCDGATAAACHAPRDARITGLVLLNPWVRSGTGLARATLRHYYLPRLLQVAFWRKLAGGGMPLGASLASLRQVTAATRAAAPEESDAPAPALLRALAQFQGKVLLILSGDDLGAREWQALLDGDPAWRAVAARAQWTQAQVDGANHTFASAAWRADVEQLCARWIASW from the coding sequence ATGAAGCGCGATGACACCGGCCTGCAGGCCGTGCACCAGCTGGCCCTGCGCTTTCGCAGCGCGGCCGACGGTGTCGATGCCGATGCCGATGCGCAGGCGCGCCTGGTCGGCATCCTCAGCCTGCCCGCCGCGCCGGGGCCGCGCGGCGTGCTGATCGTCACGGGCGGGCCGCAATACCGGGTCGGCAGCCACCGCCAGTTCGTCCTGCTGGCGCGGGCGCTGGCGCAGCTCGGCGTGCCCGTGCTGCGCTTCGACCTGCGCGGCATGGGCGACAGCGAAGGCGCGCCGCGCGACTACCGCGCCGCCGGTCCCGACATCGCTGGCGCGCTGGCGCAATTCTTCGACGCCGTGCCGGCGCTGCGCGAGGCGGTGCTGTGGGGCTTGTGCGACGGCGCCACGGCGGCCGCCTGCCATGCGCCGCGCGACGCGCGCATCACAGGCCTGGTCCTGCTCAACCCGTGGGTGCGCAGCGGCACCGGCCTGGCACGCGCCACCCTGCGCCATTACTATCTGCCGCGCCTGCTGCAAGTCGCCTTCTGGCGCAAGCTGGCCGGGGGCGGAATGCCGCTGGGCGCCAGCCTGGCCTCGCTGCGGCAGGTGACGGCCGCCACGCGCGCCGCCGCGCCGGAGGAAAGCGATGCGCCCGCGCCGGCGCTGCTGCGGGCGCTGGCGCAGTTCCAGGGCAAGGTGCTGCTGATCCTCAGCGGCGACGACCTCGGCGCGCGCGAGTGGCAGGCCCTGCTCGATGGCGATCCTGCCTGGCGCGCCGTGGCCGCGCGCGCGCAATGGACGCAGGCGCAGGTCGACGGCGCCAACCACACGTTCGCCAGCGCCGCCTGGCGCGCCGACGTCGAGCAGCTGTGCGCGCGCTGGATCGCCTCATGGTAG
- the purT gene encoding formate-dependent phosphoribosylglycinamide formyltransferase, translating to MLLGSGELGKEVIISLQRLGVEVIAVDRYPNAPGHPVAHRSHVIDMSDGAALAALIELEKPDLIVPEIEAIATDTLAALEAAGQITCIPNARAAVLTMNREGIRTLAAETLGVATSPYRFASSLQELQLACQEIGFPCVVKPVMSSSGKGQSKLDGAHDVETAWAYAASGGRVDTGRVIVEGFIDFDYEITLLTVRAVGASGHIETQFCEPIGHLQVQGDYVESWQPARMAPLALERSREIARKVTDNLGGLGLFGVELFVKDDMVWFSEVSPRPHDTGMVTMASQVQSEFELHAKAILGLPVNVALRSPAASAVIYGQVEAKGIAFEGVADALNVPGADLRLFGKPESFARRRMGVALATADDIATARERAVLAASKVKPVAR from the coding sequence ATGCTGCTCGGTTCCGGCGAGCTGGGCAAGGAAGTGATCATCTCGCTGCAGCGCCTGGGCGTGGAAGTGATCGCCGTCGACCGCTATCCGAACGCGCCGGGCCACCCGGTGGCGCACCGCTCGCACGTGATCGACATGAGCGACGGCGCGGCGCTGGCCGCCCTGATCGAGCTGGAAAAGCCGGACCTGATCGTGCCGGAAATCGAAGCCATCGCCACCGATACGCTGGCCGCGCTGGAAGCGGCCGGGCAGATCACCTGCATTCCGAACGCGCGCGCTGCCGTGCTGACGATGAACCGCGAAGGCATCCGCACCCTGGCGGCCGAAACCCTGGGCGTGGCCACGTCGCCGTACCGCTTCGCCAGCAGCCTGCAGGAATTGCAGCTGGCGTGCCAGGAAATCGGCTTCCCGTGCGTGGTGAAACCCGTGATGTCCTCGTCGGGCAAGGGCCAGTCCAAGCTCGATGGCGCACACGACGTGGAAACGGCGTGGGCGTATGCGGCCAGCGGCGGCCGGGTCGATACGGGCCGCGTGATCGTCGAAGGCTTCATCGACTTCGATTACGAAATCACCCTGCTGACCGTGCGCGCCGTGGGCGCCTCGGGCCACATTGAAACGCAGTTTTGCGAGCCGATCGGCCACCTGCAGGTGCAGGGCGACTACGTGGAATCGTGGCAGCCGGCGCGCATGGCGCCGCTGGCCCTCGAGCGTTCGCGCGAGATCGCGCGCAAGGTGACGGACAACCTGGGTGGCCTGGGCCTGTTTGGCGTCGAGCTGTTCGTCAAGGACGACATGGTGTGGTTCTCGGAAGTGAGCCCGCGTCCGCACGACACGGGCATGGTCACCATGGCCAGCCAGGTGCAGAGCGAATTCGAGCTGCACGCCAAAGCGATCCTCGGCCTGCCCGTCAACGTGGCGCTGCGCTCGCCGGCCGCCTCGGCCGTCATCTACGGCCAGGTCGAAGCGAAGGGCATCGCCTTCGAAGGCGTGGCGGACGCCCTGAACGTGCCGGGCGCGGACTTGCGCCTGTTCGGCAAGCCGGAATCGTTCGCGCGCCGCCGCATGGGCGTGGCGCTGGCCACGGCCGACGATATTGCCACGGCGCGCGAACGGGCCGTGCTGGCCGCCTCGAAAGTCAAGCCGGTCGCCCGCTGA
- a CDS encoding acyl carrier protein produces MPHLEAVKRILDTTLCLNGRALEAHTPLLGSVPELDSMAVIGVIAALEDHFGIEVADEDIHARHFATVGTLHDFVFAKLRR; encoded by the coding sequence ATGCCGCATCTTGAAGCAGTAAAGCGCATCCTCGACACCACCCTGTGCCTGAACGGCCGGGCGCTGGAGGCCCACACGCCGCTGCTGGGCAGCGTGCCCGAGCTCGACTCGATGGCCGTGATCGGCGTCATCGCCGCGCTGGAAGACCATTTCGGCATCGAGGTGGCCGACGAGGATATCCACGCTCGCCATTTCGCCACCGTCGGCACCCTGCACGATTTCGTCTTTGCAAAGCTGCGCCGATGA
- a CDS encoding hydrolase 2, exosortase A system-associated produces MSHTVSAALPLLPFFMPASGGQRYCLLHLPAPGQPVRGGIVYIHPFAEELNKSRHVAAAQARAFAAAGYSVLQIDLFGCGDSSGDFGEARWPIWHNDLHLACAWLAQRVDGPLTLWGLRLGALLALDFANRAPLPVARLLLWQPELDGRRCIDRFLRLRLARRLLASGAQEAPGHARAELAAGRPVEVAGYLLAPALAHAIDDVDAGVLAPGVPVYWLDYQGPEQAGAPSVPPLARQWRDHGAAMHVATFGDGPFWHNGELLACPQLLDATRALCRDWLDGERMAP; encoded by the coding sequence ATGAGCCATACCGTTTCCGCGGCGCTGCCCCTGCTGCCCTTCTTCATGCCCGCCAGCGGCGGCCAGCGCTATTGTTTGCTGCACCTGCCCGCGCCGGGCCAGCCCGTGCGCGGCGGCATCGTGTACATCCACCCGTTCGCCGAAGAGCTCAACAAGAGCCGCCACGTGGCCGCCGCGCAGGCGCGCGCCTTCGCCGCCGCCGGCTACAGCGTGCTGCAGATCGACCTGTTTGGCTGCGGCGACAGCAGCGGCGACTTCGGCGAGGCGCGCTGGCCCATCTGGCACAACGACCTGCACCTGGCTTGCGCGTGGCTGGCGCAGCGCGTCGACGGGCCGCTGACGCTGTGGGGCTTGCGCCTGGGCGCCCTGCTGGCGCTCGATTTCGCCAACCGCGCGCCGCTGCCCGTGGCGCGCCTGCTGCTGTGGCAGCCCGAGCTCGATGGCCGGCGCTGCATCGACCGCTTCCTGCGCCTGCGCCTGGCGCGCCGCCTGCTGGCCAGCGGCGCCCAGGAAGCACCCGGCCATGCGCGCGCCGAACTGGCCGCCGGCCGGCCCGTGGAAGTGGCGGGCTACCTGCTGGCGCCCGCGCTGGCGCACGCCATCGACGACGTCGATGCCGGCGTGCTGGCGCCGGGCGTCCCCGTCTACTGGCTCGACTACCAGGGGCCGGAGCAGGCGGGCGCGCCATCCGTGCCGCCGCTGGCGCGGCAATGGCGCGACCACGGCGCCGCCATGCACGTGGCCACCTTCGGCGACGGTCCGTTCTGGCACAACGGCGAACTGCTCGCGTGTCCGCAACTGCTGGACGCCACGCGGGCACTGTGCCGCGACTGGCTCGACGGAGAAAGGATGGCGCCATGA
- a CDS encoding tetratricopeptide repeat protein — protein MKRLSIVCILAACCLDAMAAECPPYVKHTPGGDYTSAEDRAGLAVIENYHFSRAVETLTHGMTGSLGADISYTLEHFPNHHRALASMAKLGLRQKSAQPGGARYTVSCFFERAIAYAPHDVTARMVYGNYLLATGQDTAALEQLDAASRLAPEQATIQYNLGLMYVKKKEYEKAGVHAHKAYALGFPLPGLKNKLKAAGKWREAPPAPPATEAASVPDAVAPPASAAEPAVAPVEQVAPVEETVPAPPSGA, from the coding sequence ATGAAGCGTCTGTCCATCGTCTGCATCCTCGCCGCCTGCTGCCTCGACGCCATGGCGGCCGAGTGCCCGCCCTACGTCAAGCACACGCCGGGCGGCGACTACACGAGCGCGGAAGACCGCGCCGGCCTGGCCGTGATCGAGAACTACCACTTTTCGCGGGCCGTGGAAACGCTCACGCACGGCATGACGGGCAGCCTGGGGGCCGACATCAGCTACACGCTCGAGCACTTCCCGAACCACCACCGGGCGCTGGCCTCGATGGCGAAGCTGGGCTTGCGCCAGAAAAGCGCGCAGCCGGGCGGCGCCCGCTACACGGTCAGCTGCTTTTTCGAGCGCGCCATCGCCTACGCGCCGCACGACGTGACGGCGCGCATGGTGTACGGTAACTACCTGCTGGCCACGGGCCAGGACACGGCCGCCCTCGAGCAGCTGGACGCGGCCAGCCGCCTGGCGCCCGAGCAGGCCACCATCCAGTACAACCTGGGCCTGATGTATGTAAAAAAGAAGGAATACGAGAAGGCCGGCGTCCATGCGCACAAGGCCTATGCGCTGGGCTTTCCGCTGCCGGGACTGAAGAACAAGCTGAAGGCGGCCGGCAAGTGGCGCGAAGCGCCGCCGGCGCCGCCCGCCACGGAAGCGGCGTCCGTGCCCGATGCCGTGGCGCCGCCCGCCAGCGCCGCCGAACCGGCGGTGGCGCCGGTCGAGCAGGTAGCGCCGGTGGAGGAAACCGTGCCGGCGCCGCCTAGCGGGGCATGA
- a CDS encoding pyridoxal-dependent decarboxylase, exosortase A system-associated, translating into MNAPGLPSHAALRQFAVADDMLEVGGVPLRRLAQRVGGTPFYAYERAHIVRRVAELRAALPAGVHVHYAMKANPMPAVVQLLAGLVDGIDVASGGELATALDTTMPVGRISFAGPGKSDAELARAVAAGVLINVESRAQLERTALASERLGLAARVAVRINPDFALRRTGMRMGGGAQPFGVDASLVPALLGRIGQLGLDFHGFHIYAGSQNLSGVALAEAQEHSVQLALELAPCAPAPLRVLNIGGGFGVPYFPGEQPLDLGPVAAGLQLQLDKLGAAAPGARLNLELGRYLVAEAGIYVCKVLERKVSHGQVFLVTDGGLHHHLAASGNFGQLIRKNYPVAIGNRLRGGARELASVVGPLCTPLDLLADQMEMARAEEGDLVVVFQSGAYGLTASPTAFLGHPLPAEVLV; encoded by the coding sequence ATGAACGCGCCCGGACTGCCGTCGCATGCGGCTTTGCGCCAGTTCGCCGTGGCCGACGACATGCTCGAAGTGGGCGGGGTACCCTTGCGCCGGCTGGCGCAGCGCGTGGGCGGCACGCCATTTTATGCGTATGAACGCGCGCATATCGTGCGCCGCGTGGCCGAACTGCGCGCCGCCCTGCCGGCTGGCGTGCATGTGCATTACGCGATGAAAGCCAATCCCATGCCGGCCGTCGTACAGCTGCTGGCGGGGCTGGTGGACGGCATCGACGTGGCGTCGGGCGGCGAACTGGCGACGGCGCTCGATACGACGATGCCGGTCGGGCGCATCAGTTTTGCGGGGCCGGGCAAGAGCGATGCGGAACTGGCGCGCGCCGTGGCGGCGGGCGTGCTGATCAATGTGGAATCGCGCGCGCAGCTGGAAAGGACGGCGCTGGCCAGCGAACGCCTGGGCCTGGCGGCCAGGGTGGCCGTGCGCATCAATCCCGACTTCGCCTTGCGCCGCACGGGCATGCGCATGGGCGGCGGCGCGCAGCCGTTCGGCGTCGATGCGTCCCTCGTGCCGGCGCTGCTGGGGCGCATCGGCCAGCTGGGGCTGGACTTTCACGGCTTTCATATCTACGCCGGGTCGCAAAACCTGTCGGGCGTGGCCCTGGCCGAGGCGCAGGAGCACAGCGTGCAACTGGCGCTGGAACTGGCGCCGTGCGCGCCCGCTCCCTTGCGCGTGCTGAATATCGGCGGCGGCTTCGGCGTGCCGTACTTTCCCGGCGAACAGCCGCTGGACCTGGGACCGGTGGCCGCCGGCTTGCAGTTGCAGCTTGACAAGCTGGGCGCGGCGGCGCCCGGAGCGCGCCTGAATTTGGAACTGGGCCGCTACCTGGTGGCCGAGGCGGGCATCTATGTGTGCAAGGTGCTTGAGCGCAAGGTATCGCATGGACAGGTGTTTCTCGTCACGGATGGCGGTTTGCACCACCACCTGGCCGCCTCGGGCAATTTCGGCCAGCTGATACGCAAGAATTACCCGGTCGCCATCGGCAACCGCCTGCGCGGCGGCGCGCGCGAGCTGGCGTCCGTCGTCGGCCCCCTGTGCACGCCGCTCGACTTGCTGGCCGACCAGATGGAGATGGCGCGCGCCGAGGAAGGCGACCTGGTGGTGGTGTTCCAGTCGGGCGCGTATGGCTTGACGGCCAGCCCGACGGCCTTCCTCGGCCATCCGCTGCCGGCCGAGGTGCTCGTATGA
- a CDS encoding acyl-CoA ligase (AMP-forming), exosortase A system-associated, which produces MATLIHELIGETARRAPEAPALSWQGEETSYGALEQSVRDCAWALLTLGLARGGRVGVYLEKRPENVSAMFGAAAAGGVFVPVNPLLKPDQVAYILADCNVAILVTSRERLAQLGPALAACPDLQAVLLVGEPGLESALGRLRLLSWNAALQAAAQHEGDVAAPHAVIDTDMAAILYTSGSTGSPKGVVLSHRNMMAGALSVSGYLHNTPRDRILCVLPLSFDYGLSQLTTAFASGACAVLMNYLLLRDIVEAVEQEAITGLAAVPPLWVQLSQLSWPLSTPLRYITNSGGVMQKTTLDKLRVALPRTQVYLMYGLTEAFRSTYLAPEQLERRPDSIGRAIPNAEVLVLRPDGSLCAPDEPGELVHRGALVALGYWNDAARTAERFKPLPPQASGLVLPELAVWSGDTVRRDADGYLYFVGRSDDMIKTSGYRVSPAEIEEVVYASGLAGEAVALGVPHAVLGQAIALLVTRAPGVELLRDAVLAACRARLPSYMVPLWVDIRDGALPRNPNGKIDRPLLARELARAYAVQTGAGA; this is translated from the coding sequence ATGGCAACACTGATACACGAGCTGATAGGCGAGACGGCGCGGCGCGCCCCCGAGGCGCCGGCCCTGTCGTGGCAGGGCGAGGAAACCAGCTATGGCGCTTTGGAACAGTCCGTGCGCGATTGCGCCTGGGCCTTGCTGACCCTGGGCCTGGCGCGCGGCGGGCGGGTCGGCGTCTACCTGGAAAAGCGCCCGGAAAACGTCAGCGCCATGTTTGGCGCGGCGGCGGCCGGCGGCGTGTTCGTGCCCGTCAACCCGCTGCTCAAGCCGGACCAGGTGGCGTACATCCTGGCCGACTGCAACGTGGCCATCCTCGTCACGTCGCGCGAACGCCTGGCGCAGCTGGGCCCGGCGCTGGCCGCCTGCCCGGACTTGCAGGCGGTATTGCTGGTGGGCGAACCCGGCCTGGAATCGGCCCTGGGCCGCCTGCGGCTGCTGTCCTGGAACGCCGCGCTGCAGGCGGCCGCGCAGCATGAAGGCGACGTAGCGGCGCCGCACGCCGTGATCGACACGGACATGGCCGCCATCCTGTACACCTCGGGCAGCACGGGCAGTCCGAAAGGCGTGGTCTTGTCACACCGTAACATGATGGCGGGCGCCCTCAGCGTGTCGGGGTATTTGCACAACACGCCGCGGGACCGCATCCTGTGCGTCTTGCCGCTCAGTTTTGACTACGGCCTGAGCCAGCTGACGACGGCCTTCGCCAGCGGCGCCTGCGCCGTGCTGATGAATTATCTGCTGCTGCGCGACATCGTCGAAGCCGTGGAGCAGGAAGCCATCACGGGGCTGGCCGCTGTGCCGCCCCTGTGGGTGCAGTTGTCGCAGCTGAGCTGGCCCTTGTCCACGCCCTTGCGCTACATCACCAATTCCGGCGGCGTGATGCAGAAAACAACGCTCGACAAGCTGCGTGTGGCCTTGCCGCGCACGCAGGTCTACCTGATGTATGGCTTGACGGAGGCGTTCCGCTCGACCTATCTGGCGCCCGAGCAGCTGGAGCGGCGTCCCGATTCCATCGGACGCGCCATCCCGAACGCGGAGGTGCTGGTGCTGCGCCCCGATGGCAGCCTCTGCGCGCCCGACGAGCCAGGCGAACTGGTGCACCGTGGCGCGCTGGTGGCGCTCGGCTACTGGAACGACGCGGCGCGCACGGCCGAGCGCTTCAAGCCGTTGCCGCCGCAGGCCAGCGGGCTGGTGCTGCCGGAGCTGGCCGTCTGGTCGGGCGACACCGTGCGCCGCGATGCGGACGGCTATCTGTATTTCGTCGGCCGCAGCGACGACATGATCAAGACGTCGGGCTATCGCGTCAGCCCGGCCGAGATCGAGGAAGTCGTGTATGCGAGCGGCCTGGCGGGCGAGGCGGTCGCCCTGGGCGTGCCGCATGCCGTGCTGGGCCAGGCCATCGCCTTGCTCGTCACGCGGGCGCCGGGCGTGGAATTGCTGCGCGACGCCGTGCTGGCAGCCTGCCGCGCCCGGCTACCCAGTTATATGGTGCCGCTGTGGGTCGATATCCGCGACGGCGCCTTGCCGCGCAATCCGAACGGCAAGATCGACCGTCCGCTGCTGGCCAGGGAACTGGCGCGCGCGTATGCGGTCCAAACAGGAGCAGGCGCATGA
- a CDS encoding glycosyltransferase: MVASTPKRVLMVAYHFPPLAGGSGILRTLGFARHLPECGWQPLVLSPRPFAYAQQGASQLAQIGAHTTVRRTLALDAARHLAIGGRYPRCLALPDRWSSWWLSAVPAGLRLIRQYRPDAIWSTYPIATAHLIAMTLQKLSGLPWIADQRDPMLDDSDALAPYPPDPRLHRMHAWIEQRIAARSAAIVCTTPGAVAAHRRRLAHVARERFTLIENGYDEDGYSAAGSRGPRGHHSRFLLLHSGVIYPSERDPQPLFEALAYLRLDGTLHARNFQLLLRATGHDAWLAGLLRKYGIDDLVTLAPLQPHQDALREMLAADGLLLLQAANCNGQIPAKLYEYLRCRRPVLALTDLAGDTAAKLRHCGIDTIGQLASSGDCARALLRFLELARQGRAPLASSDAIALQSRQARCNALAELLDQVSHRSPP, translated from the coding sequence ATGGTAGCGTCCACGCCGAAACGGGTGCTGATGGTGGCCTACCATTTTCCGCCGCTGGCCGGCGGCAGCGGCATCCTGCGCACCCTGGGCTTTGCGCGCCACCTGCCCGAGTGCGGCTGGCAGCCGCTGGTGCTCAGCCCCAGGCCGTTCGCCTACGCGCAGCAGGGAGCGTCCCAGCTGGCGCAGATCGGCGCGCACACCACCGTGCGCCGCACCCTGGCGCTGGACGCGGCGCGCCACCTGGCCATCGGCGGGCGCTATCCGCGCTGCCTGGCCCTGCCCGACCGCTGGAGTTCGTGGTGGCTGAGCGCCGTGCCGGCCGGCCTGCGCCTGATCCGCCAGTACCGGCCCGACGCCATCTGGTCCACGTATCCGATCGCCACGGCGCACCTGATCGCGATGACCTTGCAAAAACTCAGCGGCCTGCCGTGGATCGCCGACCAGCGCGATCCCATGCTCGACGACAGCGACGCGCTGGCGCCGTATCCGCCAGATCCACGCCTGCACCGCATGCATGCGTGGATCGAACAGCGCATCGCGGCGCGCAGCGCGGCCATCGTCTGCACCACGCCGGGCGCCGTGGCCGCGCACCGGCGCCGCCTGGCGCACGTGGCGCGCGAGCGCTTCACGCTGATCGAGAACGGCTACGACGAGGATGGCTACAGCGCGGCAGGCTCGCGCGGGCCGCGCGGCCACCACAGCCGCTTCCTGCTGCTGCACAGCGGCGTGATCTACCCGTCCGAGCGCGACCCGCAGCCGCTGTTCGAGGCGCTGGCCTATTTGCGCCTCGACGGCACGCTGCATGCGCGCAATTTCCAGCTGCTGCTGCGCGCCACGGGCCACGATGCATGGCTGGCCGGCCTGCTGCGCAAGTACGGCATCGACGACCTCGTGACCCTGGCGCCGCTGCAGCCGCACCAGGACGCGCTGCGCGAAATGCTGGCCGCCGACGGCTTGCTGCTGCTGCAGGCGGCCAACTGCAACGGGCAGATTCCCGCCAAGCTGTATGAATACCTGCGCTGCCGCCGGCCAGTCCTGGCCCTGACCGACCTGGCCGGCGACACCGCGGCCAAGCTGCGCCACTGCGGCATCGACACCATCGGCCAGCTGGCCTCGAGCGGCGACTGCGCGCGCGCCCTGCTGCGCTTCCTGGAACTGGCGCGCCAGGGCCGCGCGCCGCTCGCCAGCAGCGACGCCATCGCCCTGCAATCGCGGCAAGCCCGCTGCAACGCCCTGGCCGAGTTGCTGGACCAGGTCAGCCACAGGAGTCCACCATGA
- a CDS encoding DUF6678 family protein codes for MADPSLPLADAGGDDIKRKLRGHIARRNLAGAANDCKWNELLAFMRGRTDWVPSYRYGSVSGFVSRWDTEWDYHPPFPFMGVEWFDIGLYSEEHVGMLLPKTIIDHGAWIVPELERIGFDFEVRDRVARIWGYLPRSYDDFPPAD; via the coding sequence ATGGCCGACCCCAGCCTGCCGCTTGCCGACGCCGGCGGCGACGACATCAAGCGCAAGCTGCGCGGCCACATCGCGCGGCGCAACCTGGCCGGCGCCGCCAACGACTGCAAGTGGAACGAACTGCTGGCCTTCATGCGCGGACGGACCGATTGGGTGCCGTCGTACCGCTATGGCTCCGTCTCCGGGTTTGTCTCGCGCTGGGATACGGAATGGGATTACCACCCGCCGTTTCCCTTCATGGGCGTGGAGTGGTTCGACATCGGCCTGTACTCGGAAGAACACGTGGGCATGCTGCTGCCGAAGACCATCATCGACCATGGCGCGTGGATCGTGCCGGAGCTGGAACGCATCGGCTTCGATTTCGAGGTGCGTGACAGGGTGGCGCGCATCTGGGGCTACTTGCCGCGCAGTTATGATGACTTTCCACCTGCTGACTAA
- a CDS encoding asparagine synthetase B family protein encodes MANDRVASAACGSGDAGAVPAAAMAGAASPAAQHLAAGRQAGLAAGADGRLGDQPAAEPAGAGLSGAAAPTQADAVATAALSRMAAPLSRFDSAPLAASAGEAGAVAVAAIDGSRHLHQQEGLQVAIWGRPALDGSTDDVARRLASLWLSRGAAACACLSGPFALAIVDACSGAALLAVDRAGIHPLSYTSNAHGLFFASSHDALLAHPSVRGALDPQALYHYLFFHMVPAPATAYLGQQRLLPGEYLHVRAGRQCKGSYWQLDFQENALARTGFAGKKQEFLRTLRQAVEAGLGADGESTGAFLSGGTDSSTVAAVVGQVTGRPARTYSIGFDAPGYDEMAYARLAARHAGSIHHERYVTPNDVLAAIPAMAAVFDQPFGNASAIPAFYCAQMARDDGVTRLLGGDGGDELFGGNERYARQALLSGYERLPAMLRQAIIEPLLFRRRVERPWRLGDKARRYIEQASMPLPARLDSHNLLLCHGHRTVLEDGFIDTIDPGMASGCLNGAYWQRQGLGLSQINELLALDMRFTLADNDLLKVRKACELAGVEAAFPFLHDAMVAFAARLAPRDKLDGMRLRPFFKRALADILPPAIVRKKKHGFGLPFGLWLHSHAPLREFAFDNLTQLRGRGIVRPAFIDDLQGRLLAEHPAYHGTMVWLLLMLEQWLSQHPAALGALAHGFAACATETPAVLDPTA; translated from the coding sequence GTGGCGAATGACCGCGTTGCCAGTGCCGCCTGCGGCAGCGGCGATGCTGGCGCCGTGCCTGCCGCCGCCATGGCTGGGGCCGCGTCGCCGGCCGCGCAGCATCTGGCTGCCGGCCGGCAAGCTGGCCTTGCCGCCGGCGCGGATGGCCGCCTGGGGGATCAGCCGGCGGCCGAACCTGCCGGCGCTGGCCTGTCCGGCGCCGCTGCGCCTACCCAGGCCGATGCCGTGGCGACGGCGGCGCTGTCGCGCATGGCCGCGCCGCTGTCGCGCTTTGACTCGGCGCCCCTGGCCGCCAGCGCGGGCGAGGCGGGCGCCGTGGCCGTGGCCGCCATCGACGGCAGCCGCCACCTGCACCAGCAGGAGGGCTTGCAGGTGGCGATCTGGGGCCGGCCCGCGCTCGATGGTTCGACGGACGACGTGGCGCGCCGCCTCGCTTCCCTGTGGCTGAGTCGGGGCGCGGCCGCCTGCGCCTGCCTGTCCGGGCCGTTCGCGCTGGCCATCGTCGATGCGTGCTCCGGCGCGGCCCTGCTGGCCGTCGACCGGGCCGGCATCCATCCGCTCAGCTACACGAGCAATGCGCACGGCCTGTTCTTTGCTTCCTCGCACGATGCCTTGCTGGCCCATCCGTCCGTGCGCGGCGCCCTCGATCCGCAAGCGCTGTACCACTATCTGTTCTTCCACATGGTGCCCGCTCCCGCCACGGCCTACCTGGGCCAGCAGCGATTGCTGCCCGGCGAATACCTGCACGTGCGCGCGGGCCGGCAATGCAAGGGCAGCTACTGGCAGCTCGACTTCCAGGAAAACGCGCTGGCGCGCACGGGCTTTGCGGGCAAGAAGCAGGAATTCCTGCGCACCCTGCGCCAGGCGGTGGAAGCGGGCCTGGGCGCGGATGGGGAAAGCACGGGCGCTTTTCTCAGCGGCGGCACTGACAGTTCCACCGTGGCCGCCGTCGTGGGCCAGGTGACGGGCCGGCCGGCGCGCACGTATTCGATCGGCTTCGACGCGCCCGGCTACGACGAGATGGCCTACGCGCGCCTGGCCGCCCGTCATGCGGGCAGCATCCACCATGAGCGCTACGTGACGCCAAACGACGTGCTGGCCGCGATACCCGCCATGGCGGCCGTATTCGACCAGCCATTCGGCAATGCCTCGGCCATCCCCGCCTTTTACTGTGCGCAGATGGCGCGCGACGATGGCGTGACGCGCCTGCTGGGCGGCGATGGCGGCGACGAATTGTTTGGCGGCAATGAACGCTACGCGCGCCAGGCCTTGCTGTCCGGCTATGAGCGGCTGCCGGCGATGTTGCGCCAGGCCATCATCGAGCCGCTGCTGTTTCGCCGGCGCGTGGAACGGCCGTGGCGGCTGGGCGACAAGGCGCGCCGCTATATCGAACAGGCCAGCATGCCCTTGCCGGCGCGCCTGGACAGCCATAACCTGCTGCTGTGCCATGGCCACCGCACGGTGCTCGAGGACGGTTTCATCGATACCATCGACCCCGGCATGGCGTCCGGCTGCCTGAACGGCGCGTACTGGCAGCGCCAGGGGCTGGGCCTGAGCCAGATCAACGAGTTGCTGGCGCTGGACATGCGCTTTACTTTGGCCGACAACGACTTGCTGAAGGTGCGCAAGGCGTGCGAGCTGGCCGGCGTGGAAGCGGCGTTTCCCTTCCTGCACGACGCGATGGTGGCGTTTGCCGCGCGCCTGGCGCCGCGCGACAAGCTCGACGGCATGCGGCTGCGGCCATTCTTCAAGCGGGCGCTGGCGGACATCCTGCCGCCGGCCATCGTGCGCAAGAAAAAGCACGGCTTCGGCTTGCCATTCGGCCTGTGGCTGCACAGCCATGCGCCGCTGCGCGAGTTCGCCTTCGATAACCTGACGCAGCTGCGCGGGCGCGGCATCGTGCGGCCCGCCTTCATCGACGACTTGCAGGGACGGCTGCTGGCCGAGCATCCGGCCTATCACGGCACCATGGTGTGGCTGCTGCTGATGCTGGAGCAGTGGCTCAGCCAGCATCCGGCTGCGCTCGGTGCGCTTGCGCACGGTTTTGCCGCATGCGCCACAGAAACGCCAGCCGTCCTCGATCCCACGGCGTAA